The following coding sequences are from one Planctomycetaceae bacterium window:
- a CDS encoding HEAT repeat domain-containing protein yields MKPLRQVWLATACAAITLVAQGRADLPTGEPASRAASSRSAGSRPADEITRRRVQALIKDLDSKTPLQCLQAATDLGEYGSHARSAVLPLARKLTDSECSGAAARSLAYILSVGGPLEAQSRAQLMETVLGGSKDALAGYLAYVSDTCPEGDSDFPALVAAHLHDPDRNVRLACVTACRRLGQAARFSRPALVVLLDDPDDYVRDAALEAIENLGPAPDLIGVLRKLLKTESQQALALKMIDDLGPGARAALPELVDVLAHNNDSDLRRPAGAILRKLAGESFEAVFKAMVAMKDTNDEIDALLIWHSDDPAVQQSLTAAALKYLQHPQPLIRKQALRALKGNYSPSAIEPVAKTLTDADPWVRVLGAEVLARFAAGLADQPIPKTLAEALTAASQSPDRAVRAAAVAFPEGPLNDFALNLCIKAAADHALEPEPPESPGQDDPPKDKPESPKRVSLAALETLAKLAPTQPPAARAVQTALLCPDPAVRADVVDVLIRRGEAEMRNALLAKSLADPSSAVRGAAVQAYLYWIDNVQRMTPWHARRMAPLILDESLSTELRCALIQGLGNRRGARPFLTAAAGSADGEVRSMALMAMQVPDPIAILLAASAQGRSIAIDLAHGSLPSVSYAIISPFLPSFPSDDAPAKPTGTPAQVAGWIVENLFSESGSTVRKARAILLGMSDQELQIALRMLGERLGQDGAAEALIMLGPASIPVLTKALDTVQKDARRQAAFALSIVDPDNARGVLCLAQMVQQDHDAQALTLLGKLGVRAAPATAVLLNAAQDDSPTFAALAVNVLARAAADDPAVKAALRDALSDSRLSVRKEAVNAAHATALQDPAAVRLLVQKLYDEDPDVVRRAIYALCDAKLTAELRNDLTTFLSRQHRPEIRFHAARALFRTDPKSRLLTQELLAAAENTSGIYSSGASSEAFAALADKKPHPDLVLPVLRRMKEGGDERAAYVLAAYEPVTTERVVASTFARFGSLRMWLREDPNDVLTRAGDDAKILAAIVEGLRDADSETGMAIAEALSSGKFKADYAAAHLRAMLLREDFPPDHRIVYGLALHRITPADATPLRKIVEIMQDPWCHRRTTHRALSILADMGPAAQPALEAIKKLPTSGMVTAWAILRIDTRDRLGRALLLREFDRRANERPALALARILGPRADIAGEKIKALTHRRDLGTMAGLTLASVQPDNAEAVIAALDFFIRSIATDSYDIHSDFVRWGESEGSLANRIYKETNAQVMAWRTLSGERAGDVILPAAIKVRSKLAAQISSQKQAASRPAPASRGQ; encoded by the coding sequence ATGAAGCCATTACGGCAGGTCTGGCTGGCAACAGCCTGCGCGGCGATTACGCTCGTCGCGCAGGGGCGGGCCGATCTGCCCACAGGCGAGCCGGCATCGCGTGCGGCCAGTTCCCGCTCGGCTGGCTCGCGCCCCGCCGACGAGATCACCCGCCGGCGCGTGCAGGCGCTGATCAAGGACTTGGACTCCAAAACCCCCTTGCAATGCCTCCAAGCCGCCACGGACCTGGGCGAATATGGCTCCCACGCCCGCTCGGCCGTGCTGCCCCTGGCCAGGAAGCTCACCGATTCTGAATGCTCCGGCGCCGCCGCACGGTCGCTGGCGTATATTCTCTCCGTCGGCGGCCCGCTCGAAGCCCAGAGTCGCGCCCAGTTGATGGAGACCGTATTGGGCGGCAGCAAAGACGCTCTGGCAGGATATCTGGCCTACGTTTCCGATACGTGCCCCGAAGGCGATTCCGATTTCCCCGCCCTGGTAGCCGCTCATCTCCACGACCCGGATCGCAACGTGAGGCTTGCCTGCGTCACAGCCTGCAGGCGGTTAGGCCAAGCCGCGCGATTCAGCCGCCCGGCCCTGGTGGTCCTTCTGGACGATCCGGATGACTATGTTCGCGATGCCGCCCTGGAAGCAATCGAGAACCTCGGTCCGGCCCCGGACCTGATCGGCGTACTTCGAAAGTTGCTCAAGACTGAATCCCAACAGGCATTGGCCCTGAAGATGATCGACGATCTTGGCCCCGGCGCGCGGGCGGCATTGCCGGAACTGGTCGATGTGCTGGCTCACAACAACGACAGCGACTTGAGGCGGCCGGCCGGGGCGATTCTTCGCAAACTGGCCGGCGAGAGCTTTGAGGCGGTCTTCAAGGCCATGGTCGCGATGAAGGACACCAATGACGAAATTGACGCGCTGCTGATATGGCACAGCGACGACCCAGCGGTTCAGCAATCGCTGACGGCGGCCGCTCTCAAGTACCTCCAGCACCCCCAGCCCCTGATCCGCAAACAGGCCCTGCGGGCCCTGAAGGGGAATTATTCGCCATCGGCCATCGAGCCTGTGGCAAAGACTCTCACTGATGCCGACCCCTGGGTGCGGGTTCTGGGCGCCGAGGTGCTGGCCCGCTTTGCGGCGGGCCTGGCCGACCAGCCCATTCCAAAGACTCTGGCAGAGGCCCTGACCGCCGCTTCCCAGAGCCCGGATCGCGCCGTCCGCGCCGCGGCGGTTGCTTTCCCTGAAGGACCGCTCAACGACTTCGCGCTGAACCTCTGCATCAAGGCCGCCGCCGATCATGCCCTTGAGCCTGAGCCGCCCGAATCGCCTGGGCAGGACGACCCGCCCAAGGACAAGCCCGAGTCTCCCAAGCGGGTCAGTCTCGCTGCCCTGGAGACATTGGCCAAGCTGGCCCCAACGCAGCCCCCGGCCGCACGGGCGGTGCAGACGGCCCTGCTATGCCCCGACCCGGCCGTTCGTGCCGACGTCGTCGACGTGCTGATCCGTCGCGGCGAGGCGGAAATGCGAAACGCGCTGCTGGCCAAATCGCTGGCCGATCCGTCATCGGCCGTGCGCGGCGCAGCCGTGCAAGCCTACCTCTACTGGATTGACAATGTCCAGCGCATGACTCCATGGCACGCCAGGCGGATGGCGCCTCTCATCCTCGATGAAAGCCTTTCCACCGAACTTCGATGCGCGCTCATCCAGGGGCTGGGTAACCGTCGCGGCGCCAGACCTTTCCTGACAGCCGCCGCCGGCAGCGCCGACGGCGAGGTGCGGTCCATGGCTCTGATGGCCATGCAAGTGCCCGACCCGATAGCGATACTGCTGGCGGCATCGGCGCAAGGCCGCAGCATCGCCATCGATCTCGCACACGGTTCGCTGCCATCTGTCTCCTACGCGATTATTTCCCCGTTCCTGCCGAGCTTTCCAAGCGACGATGCGCCGGCCAAGCCCACAGGCACGCCCGCGCAAGTCGCGGGGTGGATCGTGGAAAACCTATTCTCGGAAAGTGGCTCCACGGTCCGTAAGGCCAGGGCCATCCTGCTCGGCATGAGCGATCAGGAACTGCAGATCGCCCTGAGAATGCTGGGCGAAAGACTCGGCCAGGACGGAGCCGCCGAGGCCCTGATCATGCTGGGGCCTGCTTCCATTCCTGTGCTGACAAAGGCACTGGACACAGTGCAGAAAGACGCCCGCCGTCAGGCAGCCTTCGCACTGTCGATCGTAGATCCGGATAACGCCAGGGGTGTCCTGTGCCTGGCCCAGATGGTTCAACAGGATCATGACGCCCAAGCCCTGACGCTGCTGGGCAAGTTGGGTGTTCGGGCCGCCCCGGCGACGGCGGTCTTGCTCAACGCCGCTCAAGACGATAGTCCGACCTTCGCCGCCCTGGCGGTCAATGTCCTGGCGCGGGCGGCGGCAGATGATCCTGCCGTCAAGGCCGCGCTGCGCGACGCCCTGTCCGACAGCCGCCTGTCGGTCCGCAAGGAAGCCGTCAACGCCGCCCACGCCACCGCCCTGCAGGACCCCGCCGCAGTCCGCCTTCTGGTACAGAAGCTTTACGACGAAGACCCCGACGTCGTGCGCCGGGCCATCTATGCTCTGTGCGATGCCAAACTCACCGCCGAACTCCGCAATGACTTGACGACGTTTCTCAGCCGGCAACACAGGCCGGAAATCCGCTTCCACGCCGCGCGGGCTCTCTTTCGGACGGATCCCAAGTCGCGTCTGCTCACCCAGGAATTGCTGGCGGCGGCTGAAAACACCTCCGGGATCTATTCAAGCGGGGCCAGCAGTGAGGCATTCGCGGCCCTGGCCGACAAGAAACCCCACCCGGATCTGGTCTTGCCGGTCCTGCGGCGGATGAAAGAAGGCGGCGATGAAAGAGCCGCATACGTGCTGGCCGCATACGAGCCCGTCACTACAGAACGCGTGGTTGCGTCGACATTCGCCCGCTTTGGCAGCCTGCGTATGTGGCTGCGGGAAGATCCGAACGATGTGCTGACCAGGGCCGGCGACGATGCAAAGATCCTGGCGGCAATTGTGGAAGGACTTCGCGACGCCGACAGCGAGACCGGCATGGCTATTGCCGAGGCACTGAGTTCAGGCAAGTTCAAAGCCGACTATGCCGCGGCCCACCTTCGCGCCATGCTGCTGCGGGAAGATTTCCCGCCTGATCACCGCATTGTCTATGGATTGGCCCTGCACCGCATCACCCCCGCCGACGCAACGCCGCTGCGAAAGATCGTGGAGATCATGCAGGATCCCTGGTGCCATCGGCGAACCACACATCGAGCCCTGAGTATCCTGGCGGACATGGGACCTGCGGCACAGCCGGCACTGGAGGCGATCAAGAAGCTTCCGACGTCAGGCATGGTCACCGCCTGGGCCATTCTCCGAATAGACACCCGCGACCGCCTGGGCAGGGCCCTGCTGCTGCGCGAGTTCGACCGCCGGGCCAATGAACGCCCTGCCCTGGCTCTGGCACGCATACTTGGGCCCCGGGCTGACATTGCAGGCGAGAAAATCAAAGCCCTCACGCACCGTCGTGACTTGGGAACAATGGCTGGCTTGACCCTGGCGTCCGTTCAACCGGACAATGCCGAGGCCGTGATCGCAGCGCTTGATTTCTTTATCCGATCGATCGCTACTGACAGCTACGACATCCATTCGGATTTTGTCCGTTGGGGCGAGAGTGAAGGCTCCCTTGCAAATCGCATCTACAAAGAAACCAATGCCCAAGTCATGGCATGGAGAACTCTTAGCGGAGAGCGGGCCGGCGATGTGATTCTCCCGGCGGCGATCAAGGTGCGATCGAAGCTGGCTGCACAGATCAGTTCGCAGAAGCAAGCCGCCTCGCGCCCCGCACCGGCGTCACGCGGGCAGTAG
- a CDS encoding SDR family oxidoreductase, whose amino-acid sequence MGSLEHKVAIVTGGGTGIGEAVSTLFARLGASVLVNGLADDPVEEVARAIRHSGGQAEAYSGDVSDAVHAQGCVQRAVEAFGGLDILVNNAGTFQTVAEVDAFPIEDFDYMMRMNVRSVFLMTHYALPHLRRRRGCVICTGSEAGLLGQPRCAPYGGSKGWIHAFTRSLAQEQARYGVRANCVCPGPIDTQWHDVEVSPMTEQMEQDILDATPMGRRGTPEEAARVFAFLAGDDASFVTGALYFVDGGISIGRGPIGRAVPDDLRRQPEGDLELHHSKQGLEGKCVRTVE is encoded by the coding sequence ATGGGCAGTCTGGAGCATAAAGTGGCGATCGTGACCGGCGGGGGCACAGGGATCGGCGAGGCCGTCAGCACCCTCTTCGCCCGCCTCGGCGCGTCGGTGCTGGTCAACGGCCTGGCCGACGACCCGGTCGAGGAGGTGGCCCGGGCCATCCGCCACTCCGGCGGCCAGGCCGAGGCCTACAGCGGCGACGTATCCGACGCCGTTCATGCTCAGGGCTGCGTGCAGCGCGCCGTCGAGGCGTTCGGGGGGCTCGACATTCTCGTCAACAACGCCGGCACGTTTCAGACCGTCGCCGAGGTCGACGCCTTTCCCATCGAGGACTTCGACTACATGATGCGGATGAACGTTCGCTCGGTGTTCCTGATGACGCATTACGCCCTGCCGCACCTGAGGCGCCGGCGCGGGTGCGTCATCTGCACCGGCAGCGAGGCCGGGCTGCTAGGTCAGCCGCGATGCGCGCCCTACGGCGGCTCCAAGGGGTGGATTCACGCCTTCACGCGAAGCCTCGCCCAGGAGCAGGCCCGCTACGGCGTTCGGGCCAACTGCGTTTGCCCCGGGCCCATCGACACGCAGTGGCATGACGTCGAGGTCAGCCCCATGACCGAGCAGATGGAGCAGGACATCCTCGACGCCACCCCCATGGGCCGGCGCGGAACGCCCGAGGAAGCCGCCCGCGTCTTCGCCTTCCTCGCCGGCGACGACGCCAGCTTCGTCACCGGCGCCCTGTACTTCGTCGACGGCGGAATCTCGATTGGCCGAGGCCCCATCGGCCGGGCCGTCCCCGACGACCTCCGCCGCCAACCCGAAGGTGACCTTGAACTGCACCACAGCAAACAAGGCCTCGAAGGCAAGTGCGTGCGGACGGTGGAGTGA